The Pseudomonas parafulva genome includes a window with the following:
- a CDS encoding alpha/beta hydrolase encodes MPASFHPDLLRTSLAPLSARERLSTHAQAYQRFYGLDLPVHSWLGRFAVAGFEVVAQVWAPLQPTATLLLLHGYYDHMGLYRHLVAWALKRGYAVVSCDLPGHGLSSGERASIDDFAVYQQVLQGLFEQAHSLQLPHPWHLCGQSTGGAIAVDHLLHSAGASPVDGQVLLLAPLVRPCAWHWSKLSYHVLRHFVNGIERRFTENSTDPAFLPFLEADPLQPRRLPTAWVGALIDWIRRIEEAPVSTRRPVIVQGEADGTVDWPYNLRVLKAKFAEPQVLMLPGARHHLANELPAIRQRYFDFIDQHLG; translated from the coding sequence ATGCCCGCAAGCTTTCATCCAGACCTCCTGCGCACCAGCCTGGCCCCGCTGAGCGCGCGCGAACGCCTATCCACCCACGCGCAGGCTTATCAACGCTTCTACGGCCTCGACCTGCCGGTTCACAGCTGGCTTGGACGGTTTGCCGTTGCCGGTTTCGAGGTGGTCGCGCAGGTGTGGGCTCCGCTACAGCCTACGGCGACTTTGCTACTGCTGCACGGCTACTATGACCACATGGGACTGTACAGGCACCTGGTGGCCTGGGCATTGAAGCGCGGTTACGCCGTTGTCAGCTGCGATTTGCCGGGTCACGGCCTGTCCAGCGGTGAGCGTGCCAGCATTGATGACTTCGCCGTGTACCAGCAGGTGCTCCAAGGCTTGTTCGAACAGGCGCACAGCCTGCAACTGCCGCACCCTTGGCACCTGTGCGGGCAGAGTACGGGCGGGGCGATTGCCGTGGACCACTTGCTGCACAGTGCAGGAGCAAGTCCCGTCGATGGGCAGGTACTGCTGCTCGCCCCGCTGGTGCGGCCTTGTGCCTGGCACTGGTCGAAGCTCAGCTATCACGTGTTGCGCCATTTCGTGAACGGCATCGAGCGGCGGTTCACTGAAAACAGCACGGACCCTGCATTTCTGCCGTTTCTTGAAGCTGACCCGCTTCAGCCGCGGCGGCTCCCCACGGCATGGGTCGGGGCGCTGATCGACTGGATCAGACGCATCGAGGAGGCGCCTGTCAGCACTCGGCGTCCGGTGATCGTGCAGGGAGAGGCGGATGGCACGGTCGACTGGCCTTACAACCTTCGCGTGTTGAAGGCCAAGTTCGCCGAACCGCAGGTGCTCATGCTACCAGGGGCCCGTCATCACCTGGCCAACGAACTGCCTGCCATTCGACAGCGCTATTTCGACTTCATCGACCAGCACCTGGGCTGA
- a CDS encoding sugar O-acetyltransferase: MSLSEKQKMLAGELYLATCPELQAEQAANKRWMHRYNNSVELTAEARHALLAEHFGHAGEGVTLRAPFYCDYGYNIHVGRNTFMNFNCVILDVLPVQIGEDCQIGPNVQIYTADHPLDPQVRRTGLESGRPVSIGNNVWIGGGAIILPGVRIGDDAVVGAGSVVTRDVPPGATVVGNPARIRQPAQGQ, encoded by the coding sequence ATGTCCCTGAGCGAAAAACAGAAGATGCTCGCAGGCGAGCTCTACCTCGCCACCTGCCCTGAATTACAAGCCGAACAGGCCGCCAACAAACGGTGGATGCACCGCTATAACAACAGCGTCGAGCTGACGGCCGAGGCGCGGCATGCGTTGCTGGCCGAGCACTTTGGCCATGCAGGCGAAGGTGTCACGCTGCGTGCGCCTTTCTATTGCGACTACGGCTACAACATCCATGTGGGCCGCAATACCTTCATGAACTTCAATTGCGTAATCCTGGACGTGCTGCCTGTGCAGATCGGCGAGGACTGCCAGATCGGCCCGAACGTGCAGATCTACACGGCCGATCACCCGCTCGATCCACAGGTGCGGCGTACGGGCCTGGAAAGCGGGCGACCGGTCAGCATCGGCAATAACGTGTGGATCGGGGGCGGGGCCATCATCCTGCCGGGGGTGCGTATCGGTGATGACGCCGTGGTTGGCGCGGGCAGTGTCGTCACCCGCGATGTGCCACCTGGCGCGACGGTGGTGGGCAACCCGGCCCGCATACGTCAACCTGCCCAGGGGCAATAA
- a CDS encoding FAD-binding oxidoreductase, protein MTQPAVLDELKTLVDPGKVLTDPESLQAYGKDWTRHYPPAPSAIVLPRTIEQVQAIVRWANAHRVALVPSGGRTGLSAGAVAANGEVVVAFDYMNRILDFNAFDRTVVCQPGVITQQVQAFAEEQGLYYPVDFASSGSSQIGGNIGTNAGGIKVIRYGMTRNWVAGLKVVTGSGELLELNKGLIKNATGYDLRQLFIGAEGTLGFVVEATLRLDRAPRNLTAMVLGTPDFDSIMPVLHAFQGRLDLTAFEFFSDKGLAKILARGDVPAPFETPCPFYALLEFEAGTDAVANEALATFEHCVEQGWVLDGVMSQSQTQLKNLWKLREYLSETISHWTPYKNDISVTVSKVPAFLRDIDAVVQAHYPHYEVIWYGHIGDGNLHLNILKPEHMSKDDFFASCTEVNQWVFEIVQRYDGSISAEHGVGMTKRDYLGYSRSREEIACMKAIKAVFDPAGIMNPGKIFAPE, encoded by the coding sequence ATGACCCAGCCCGCTGTATTGGATGAGTTGAAGACCCTGGTCGACCCCGGCAAGGTGTTGACCGACCCCGAATCCCTGCAAGCCTATGGCAAGGACTGGACACGCCATTACCCGCCTGCGCCCAGCGCCATCGTCCTGCCCCGGACAATCGAGCAGGTGCAGGCCATCGTGCGCTGGGCCAATGCCCATCGTGTGGCGCTCGTGCCTTCCGGCGGGCGTACCGGGTTGTCCGCGGGCGCCGTGGCCGCCAACGGGGAGGTGGTGGTCGCCTTCGATTACATGAATCGCATCCTGGATTTCAACGCCTTCGACCGTACCGTGGTCTGCCAGCCAGGGGTCATTACCCAGCAGGTGCAGGCGTTCGCCGAGGAGCAGGGCCTGTATTACCCGGTGGACTTCGCCTCCAGTGGCTCCAGTCAGATAGGCGGCAACATCGGCACCAATGCCGGTGGCATCAAGGTGATCCGCTACGGCATGACCCGCAACTGGGTCGCGGGCCTCAAGGTGGTCACCGGCAGCGGCGAGTTGCTGGAATTGAACAAGGGCCTGATCAAAAACGCCACCGGCTACGACCTGCGCCAGCTGTTCATTGGCGCCGAAGGTACGCTGGGTTTCGTGGTCGAGGCCACCCTGCGCCTGGACCGCGCCCCACGCAACCTCACCGCCATGGTGTTGGGCACGCCTGATTTCGACTCGATCATGCCTGTACTGCACGCTTTCCAGGGCAGGTTGGACCTGACGGCGTTCGAGTTTTTCTCCGACAAGGGCCTGGCCAAGATCCTGGCGCGCGGTGACGTGCCTGCGCCCTTCGAAACGCCATGCCCGTTCTACGCCTTGCTGGAGTTCGAGGCCGGCACCGATGCGGTGGCCAACGAAGCCTTGGCTACCTTCGAACACTGTGTCGAGCAAGGTTGGGTGCTCGATGGCGTGATGAGCCAGAGCCAGACGCAGCTGAAGAATTTGTGGAAGCTGCGCGAATACCTGTCCGAAACCATTTCGCACTGGACACCGTACAAGAACGACATCTCCGTGACCGTCTCGAAAGTGCCGGCATTCCTGCGCGACATCGATGCCGTCGTCCAGGCGCATTACCCCCACTATGAGGTGATCTGGTACGGGCACATCGGTGACGGCAACCTGCACCTGAACATCCTCAAGCCCGAGCACATGAGCAAGGATGACTTCTTCGCGTCCTGCACCGAGGTCAACCAGTGGGTGTTCGAGATCGTCCAGCGCTACGACGGTTCGATCTCCGCCGAGCACGGTGTGGGCATGACCAAGCGCGATTACCTGGGCTACAGCAGGTCCCGTGAAGAAATCGCCTGCATGAAAGCAATCAAGGCCGTGTTCGACCCTGCGGGCATCATGAATCCGGGTAAGATCTTCGCACCTGAATAA
- a CDS encoding substrate-binding periplasmic protein, producing the protein MRSTIGVLLAVLISPLAQAELLDEIADRGELRIAVQGDNAPYAFKQDDHLTGFDVEFGQALASELDLRVEFVETPEAQTLPGVESGKYDIALLPVTAIAQGDSPLDTSLPFGKHQLVVPFQKDNPAFESAVNNALQRLKDSGRTAELEHKWLADEQQAAATQ; encoded by the coding sequence ATGCGTTCGACCATAGGGGTACTGCTGGCGGTACTGATCAGCCCATTGGCTCAGGCAGAGCTGCTGGACGAAATCGCCGATCGCGGTGAACTGCGTATCGCCGTCCAGGGCGACAACGCGCCATACGCTTTCAAGCAGGATGATCACCTGACAGGGTTCGATGTGGAGTTCGGCCAGGCCCTGGCCTCAGAGCTCGACCTGCGCGTGGAATTCGTCGAAACACCCGAGGCGCAAACCCTGCCCGGCGTCGAAAGTGGCAAATACGACATCGCGTTGCTGCCTGTCACGGCAATAGCGCAAGGTGATAGCCCGCTCGACACCAGCCTGCCCTTTGGCAAGCACCAGCTTGTGGTGCCGTTCCAAAAGGACAACCCCGCCTTCGAAAGCGCCGTGAACAATGCGCTGCAACGCCTGAAGGACAGCGGTCGTACGGCCGAACTGGAACACAAGTGGCTTGCCGACGAGCAGCAGGCCGCAGCGACTCAGTAG
- a CDS encoding DUF6436 domain-containing protein → MNLPTLKLLGTLLGLVAGAVFIWQAYTTFQARYVRPFDNQATFFDGARLQLPRELAGPGPVRVVHFWDPACPCNVGNQQHLADLMQRFKDRGVTFHVLQKRGTRGYLPDDLAGLKPLGNLPGSEHLPASPAVAIWDRQGQLAYFGPYSEGAVCNAANSFIEPILNALLEGRPVSASNTLAVGCYCPWAG, encoded by the coding sequence ATGAACCTGCCAACCCTCAAACTATTGGGCACCCTGCTCGGCCTGGTGGCCGGAGCGGTCTTCATCTGGCAGGCCTACACAACCTTCCAGGCTCGCTATGTGCGACCGTTCGACAACCAGGCGACATTCTTCGACGGCGCCCGGTTACAGCTACCCCGCGAACTGGCCGGCCCTGGGCCGGTTCGGGTCGTGCACTTCTGGGACCCGGCCTGTCCGTGCAACGTCGGCAACCAGCAGCATCTGGCTGACCTGATGCAGCGCTTCAAAGACCGGGGTGTCACCTTCCACGTCCTGCAAAAACGCGGAACGCGCGGCTACCTGCCCGATGACCTGGCCGGGCTCAAGCCACTGGGCAACCTACCGGGCAGCGAGCACCTGCCCGCCTCGCCTGCGGTAGCCATCTGGGATCGCCAGGGGCAGCTGGCGTATTTCGGCCCCTACAGCGAAGGTGCGGTGTGCAACGCCGCCAACAGTTTCATCGAGCCGATACTCAACGCGCTACTCGAAGGCCGCCCAGTCAGCGCCTCCAACACCCTGGCAGTCGGCTGTTATTGCCCCTGGGCAGGTTGA
- a CDS encoding 2OG-Fe(II) oxygenase — translation MHISPPHPMLAAVVDDLATHGWSQQALFLPADLVGALANECRRRYAQGELNPAGIGRGPSQEVREAIRGDQIQWIDPGQAHACDQYLAAMDQLRLAINQGLFLGLEDFECHFALYPPGAFYKRHLDRFRDDDRRMVSAVFYLNEDWTPADGGQLRMFLADGVEHDVQPVAGCLVVFLSGEVPHEVLPAGRERLSLTGWFRRRGNDPF, via the coding sequence ATGCACATTTCCCCCCCACACCCGATGCTTGCGGCCGTCGTCGACGATCTGGCAACCCATGGCTGGTCCCAACAGGCACTGTTCCTGCCGGCGGACCTGGTCGGCGCGCTGGCGAACGAATGCCGACGCCGTTATGCCCAAGGGGAGCTTAACCCCGCAGGTATTGGACGGGGGCCGTCCCAAGAGGTGCGCGAGGCCATCCGTGGGGATCAGATTCAGTGGATCGATCCAGGCCAGGCACACGCCTGCGACCAGTACCTGGCAGCCATGGATCAACTGCGCCTGGCAATCAACCAAGGGCTTTTCCTGGGCCTGGAAGACTTCGAATGCCACTTTGCCCTTTATCCACCCGGCGCTTTCTACAAACGGCATCTGGACCGTTTTCGCGATGACGACCGGCGCATGGTGTCGGCCGTGTTCTACCTGAACGAAGACTGGACGCCCGCAGACGGTGGGCAGTTGCGCATGTTCCTGGCCGATGGGGTGGAGCACGATGTTCAGCCCGTCGCAGGGTGCCTGGTGGTCTTCCTGTCCGGCGAAGTCCCTCACGAGGTGCTGCCGGCCGGTCGTGAACGCCTGTCCTTGACTGGCTGGTTCAGACGCCGCGGCAATGACCCGTTCTGA
- a CDS encoding DUF2059 domain-containing protein — protein MRRLFSLILLMSCTLPVWADNLDQLYKTAGWPEQRAHFTDALNAAQQRYRNSLPPAVYQALVSNSNQRFQAQAVDRRALAQLRAALPNPSPALAFFQSPLGRKIVAAELRATRKDELAKNADGLPKIQASDDRVLIIGHLAQALPAREAGAEVSLAIAGMAADSLSAMIPGLLGGGQAQGLLDGQRQRLMNQIGQDLNNTLLYVYRDLTDAELEEFATFAESNDGKAYYRAALAAIRAGLAVGQSTGELK, from the coding sequence ATGCGCCGTCTGTTTTCCCTGATTCTGCTGATGAGCTGTACGTTGCCTGTCTGGGCAGACAACCTGGATCAGCTGTACAAGACCGCTGGCTGGCCCGAGCAACGCGCTCATTTCACCGACGCCTTGAACGCCGCCCAGCAGCGCTACCGCAACAGCTTGCCGCCTGCCGTCTACCAGGCACTGGTGAGCAACAGCAACCAGCGTTTTCAGGCTCAGGCCGTGGACCGTCGTGCGCTTGCACAACTGCGCGCCGCATTACCCAACCCATCGCCGGCGCTGGCCTTTTTCCAGTCGCCATTAGGCCGCAAGATCGTCGCGGCCGAACTGCGGGCGACCCGCAAGGATGAATTGGCCAAAAATGCCGATGGCCTGCCCAAGATTCAGGCCAGCGACGATCGCGTGTTGATCATTGGCCACCTGGCCCAGGCCCTGCCTGCCCGGGAAGCGGGGGCGGAGGTAAGCCTGGCCATTGCCGGTATGGCCGCCGACAGCCTGAGCGCCATGATTCCGGGGCTGTTGGGCGGTGGCCAGGCGCAAGGCCTGCTCGACGGCCAGCGCCAACGCCTGATGAACCAGATAGGCCAGGACCTGAACAACACCTTGCTGTACGTGTACCGTGACCTCACGGACGCAGAACTCGAAGAATTCGCGACCTTTGCCGAATCCAACGACGGCAAAGCCTACTACCGCGCAGCGCTGGCGGCCATTCGCGCCGGCCTGGCGGTCGGCCAGAGCACGGGCGAGCTGAAGTGA
- the serA gene encoding phosphoglycerate dehydrogenase, with the protein MSKTSLDKSKIRFLLLEGVHQNAVDTLTAAGYTNIEYLTGSLPEAELKEKIADAHFIGIRSRTQLTEEIFDCAKKLVAVGCFCIGTNQVDLEAARQRGIAVFNAPYSNTRSVAELVLAEAILLLRGIPEKNASCHRGGWIKSAANSFEIRGKKLGIVGYGSIGTQLSVLAESLGMQVYFFDPLTKLPLGNAVQVTSLHELLGLADIVSLHVPELPSTQWMIGEKEIRAMKKGAILINAARGTVVELDHLAAAIKDKHLIGAAIDVFPVEPRSNEEEFESPLRGLDNVILTPHIGGSTAEAQANIGLEVAEKLVKYSDNGTSVSSVNFPEVALPAHPGKHRLLHIHENIPGVLSEINKVFAENGINISGQFLQTNEKVGYVVIDVDAEYSDLAQEKLQQVKGTIRSRVLF; encoded by the coding sequence ATGAGCAAGACTTCTCTCGACAAGAGCAAGATCCGGTTCCTTCTTCTTGAAGGTGTACACCAGAACGCAGTCGATACCCTGACGGCTGCCGGCTACACCAACATCGAATACCTCACTGGTTCGTTGCCCGAAGCAGAGTTGAAGGAAAAGATCGCCGACGCGCACTTCATCGGCATCCGCTCACGTACCCAATTGACCGAAGAAATCTTCGACTGCGCCAAGAAACTGGTCGCCGTCGGTTGCTTCTGCATCGGTACCAACCAGGTCGACCTGGAAGCTGCCCGTCAGCGCGGTATCGCAGTGTTCAACGCACCGTACTCCAACACCCGTTCTGTAGCCGAACTGGTGCTGGCCGAAGCCATCCTGCTGCTGCGCGGCATTCCGGAAAAGAACGCCTCGTGCCATCGTGGCGGCTGGATCAAGAGCGCAGCCAACTCCTTCGAGATTCGCGGCAAGAAGCTGGGCATCGTCGGTTACGGCTCCATTGGTACCCAACTGTCTGTACTGGCCGAAAGCCTGGGCATGCAGGTGTACTTCTTCGATCCGCTGACCAAGCTGCCGCTGGGCAATGCTGTCCAGGTGACCAGCCTGCACGAATTGCTCGGCCTGGCCGATATCGTCTCGCTGCACGTGCCTGAGCTGCCCTCCACCCAGTGGATGATCGGCGAGAAGGAAATCCGCGCGATGAAAAAAGGCGCCATCCTGATCAACGCTGCCCGCGGCACCGTGGTCGAACTCGATCACCTGGCCGCGGCCATCAAGGACAAGCACCTGATCGGCGCTGCCATCGACGTGTTCCCGGTCGAGCCACGTTCCAACGAAGAAGAGTTCGAAAGCCCGCTGCGTGGCCTGGATAACGTGATCCTCACGCCGCACATCGGCGGCTCCACTGCCGAGGCCCAGGCCAACATCGGCCTGGAAGTGGCCGAGAAGCTGGTCAAGTACAGCGACAACGGCACCTCGGTGTCGTCGGTCAACTTCCCAGAAGTGGCCCTGCCTGCTCACCCTGGCAAGCACCGCCTGCTGCACATCCACGAAAACATTCCGGGTGTGCTCAGCGAAATCAACAAGGTGTTTGCCGAAAACGGCATCAACATCTCGGGTCAGTTCCTGCAGACCAACGAGAAAGTGGGCTACGTGGTGATCGACGTCGACGCCGAATACTCGGACCTGGCGCAGGAGAAGCTGCAACAGGTCAAGGGCACCATCCGCTCGCGCGTACTGTTCTAA